One Prinia subflava isolate CZ2003 ecotype Zambia chromosome 8, Cam_Psub_1.2, whole genome shotgun sequence DNA window includes the following coding sequences:
- the PLPPR3 gene encoding phospholipid phosphatase-related protein type 3, translating to MIPPKEKARAPKDSMTLLPCFYFVELPIVASSVVTLYFLELTDLFKPAKVGFQCHDRTLSMPYVETNEELIPLLMLLSLAFAAPAASIMVGEAMVYCLQSRLKGRAGAEGSINAGGCNFNSFLRRTVRFVGVHVFGLCATALVTDIIQLATGYHAPFFLTVCKPNYTLLGTPCDANPYITQDICSGTDKHAILSARKTFPSQHATLSAFAAVYVSMYFNSIISDSTKLLKPILVFAFAIAAGICGLTQITQYRSHPADVYVGFLIGSGIAAYLAFHAVGNFRAPTERVPTQAPAKDALRALTQRGHDSVYHQNKSVSTDELNPQARLEEAARPVPREKNSLGSLKRASVDVDLLAPRSPMGKENMVTFSNTLPRVNTPSMDDPARRHMTIHVPVDASRSKQLITEWKQKSLEGRSMTLAEEAAQGRGVGEPCEEVPPSLYPTVQARSAERAAVGPRVLIQPRPGASQLVHIPEESQAGAGAAAGGGAAVRAKWVMVAEKGGAQRVANPPRLMQVIAMSKQQGLISVTPKHSETSSSSTSSDSSQYRSPSERDSSSIITIDAHAPHHPVVHLSAGNGPWEWKSGPKVPEGPDTYELGEVGKDFHGFRPAKSAGISPGSSVSDMEQDEPRYGSLAAIPGAAGGGGERVEVPPEGLLAAASRDSTLRRKPAERDGAADSEVDLYYKKMQAGRRFKD from the exons ATGATCCCCCCCAAGGAGAAAGCCCGTGCCCCCAAGGACAGCATGAcgctcctgccctgcttctACTTCGTGGAG CTGCCCATCGTGGCCTCCTCTGTCGTGACGCTCTATTTCCTGGAGCTGACAGACCTCTTCAAGCCGGCCAAGGTGGGCTTCCAGTGCCATGACAGGACGCTCTCCATGCCCTACGTGGAGACCAATGAGGAGCTCATCCCACTGCTgatgctgctcagcctggccttCGCTGCGCCCGCCGCCTCG ATCATGGTCGGGGAGGCCATGGTGTACTGCCTGCAGTCCCGGCTGAAGGGCCGCGCCGGTGCCGAGGGCAGCATCAACGCCGGTGGCTGCAACTTCAACTCCTTCCTGCGCCGCACCGTCAGGTTTGTGG GTGTCCACGTGTTTGggctctgtgccacagccctggtgaCAGACATCATCCAGCTGGCCACAGGCTACCACGCTCCCTTCTTCCTGACCGTCTGCAAGCCCAACTACACACTCCTGGGCACTCCCTGCGACGCCAACCCCTACATCACCCAGGACATCTGCTCAGGCACCGACAAGCACGCCATTCTCTCTGCCAG gaaaaCCTTCCCATCCCAGCATGCGACGCTCTCGGCTTTCGCTGCAGTTTATGTGTCG ATGTATTTCAACTCCATCATCTCGGACAGCACCAAGCTCCTCAAGCCCATCCTGGTCTTTGCCTTCGCCATCGCCGCCGGCATCTGTGGCCTGACCCAGATCACGCAGTACCGCAGCCACCCCGCCGATGTCTACGTGGGCTTCCTGATCGGCTCCGGCATCGCCGCCTACCTG gctTTCCATGCTGTTGGCAACTTCCGTGCCCCAACGGAGCGGGTCCCGACGCAGGCACCGGCCAAGGACGCACTGCGGGCGCTGACACAGCGGGGCCACGACTCTGTCTACCACCAGAACAAATCGGTGAGCACCGACGAGCTGAACCCGCAGGCACGGCTGGAGGAGGCGGCACGGCCGGTGCCACGCGAGAAGAactctctgggcagcctgaaGCGGGCCAGTGTGGATGTGGACCTGCTGGCCCCCCGCAGCCCTATGGGCAAGGAGAACATGGTGACCTTCAGCAACACCCTGCCCCGCGTCAACACGCCCTCCATGGACGACCCCGCGCGGCGCCACATGACAATCCACGTCCCCGTGGACGCCTCCCGCTCTAAGCAGCTCATCACGGAGTGGAAGCAGAAGTCTCTGGAGGGCCGGAGCATGACGCTGGCGGAGGAGGCGGCGCAGGGCCGGGGTGTGGGGGAGCCCTGTGAGGAGGTGCCCCCCTCCCTGTACCCCACGGTGCAGGCGCGCTCGGCCGAGCGGGCGGCCGTGGGGCCCCGCGTGCTCATCCAGCCCCGGCCGGGCGCCTCGCAGCTGGTGCACATCCCCGAGGAGAGCCAGGCAGGCGCGGGGGCtgcggccggcggcggggcggccgtGCGGGCCAAGTGGGTGATGGTGGCGGAGAAGGGGGGAGCGCAGAGGGTGGCCAACCCCCCGCGCCTCATGCAGGTCATCGCCATGTCCAAGCAGCAGGGCCTCATTTCTGTCACCCCCAAGCACTCGGAGACGTCCTCGTCTTCCACCAGCTCTGACTCCTCTCAGTACCGCTCGCCCTCGGAGCGGGACAGCTCCAGCATCATCACCATCGACGCTCACGCCCCTCACCACCCTGTTGTCCACCTCTCCGCTGGCAACGGGCCCTGGGAGTGGAAATCGGGGCCAAAGGTGCCAGAGGGGCCAGACACCTACGAGCTGGGTGAGGTGGGGAAGGATTTCCACGGCTTCCGCCCAGCCAAGAGCGCCGGTATCTCCCCTGGCTCCTCTGTCAGCGACATGGAGCAGGACGAGCCACGCTACGGCAGCCTGGCCGCCATCCCGGGGGCAGCAGGGGGTGGTGGGGAGCGGGTGGAGGTCCcccctgaggggctgctggcCGCAGCCAGCCGCGACTCCACGCTGCGGAGGAAGCCGGCCGAGCGCGACGGGGCGGCGGACAGCGAGGTGGACCTGTACTACAAGAAGATGCAGGCAGGCCGCAGGTTTAAGGACTGA
- the CFD gene encoding complement factor D: protein MGPNPAPVLVLALLLLLWAPVNGQPRGRILRGSVARPHLKPYMASLQLDGQHVCGGFLIAQQWVLSAAHCTEETDGKLFQVLLGAHSLTEPEPHKRLYQVRAQFPHPGSNIHNNKDDLLLLQLEEKAELNSDVRVLPFQREDRDVAADTVCEVAGWGTTDHSGTRPDKLHQVERPVISRDVCNHRTRHDGTITHNMMCTDSRRKDTCKGDSGGPLVCGGVAEGVVTAGSRVCGNYKKPAIYTRIAPYAAWIDGIMASADGDGDTR from the exons ATGGGGCCAAATCCTGCTCCCGTCCttgtcctggctctgctgctgctgctctgggccccAGTGAATG ggcagccccgGGGACGGATCCTGAGGGGCTCCGTGGCCAGGCCCCACCTGAAGCCGTACATGGCCTCGCTGCAGCTGGACGGGCAGCACGTCTGTGGGGGGTTCCTCATCGCCCAGCAGTGGGTGCTGAGCGCTGCCCACTGCACCGAGGAGAC GGACGGCAAactcttccaggtgctgctgggtgcCCACTCGCTGACGGAGCCAGAGCCCCACAAACGCCTGTACCAAGTGCGCGCCCAGTTCCCCCACCCTGGCAGCAACATCCACAACAACAAGGACgaccttctcctcctccag ctggaggagaaagcGGAGCTGAACTCGGACGTGCGGGTGCTGCCCTTCCAGCGGGAGGACCGGGACGTGGCGGCCGACACGGTGTGCGAGGTGGCGGGCTGGGGCACCACGGACCACAGCGGCACCCGGCCCGACAAGCTGCACCAGGTGGAGCGGCCGGTGATCAGCCGCGACGTCTGCAACCACCGCACGCGCCACGACGGCACCATCACCCACAACATGATGTGCACAGACTCCCGCAGGAAGGACACCTGCAAG GGAGACTCCGGTGGCCCCCTGGTCTGTGGCGGGGTGGCCGAGGGGGTGGTCACGGCAGGCTCCCGTGTTTGTGGCAACTACAAGAAGCCGGCCATCTACACCCGCATCGCCCCGTACGCGGCCTGGATCGACGGCATCATGGCCTCGGCGGATGGGGACGGGGACACCCGCTGA
- the LOC134554285 gene encoding basic proline-rich protein-like translates to MRGEDNGDEAAKGKAAAPGRSGAGGGGSSGEQGDVPGIRDAPASAERGERRLPPPPPPPPPPSPPPSPAVPRSAPQPPAPPGAPSPRRAPIEPPSVPGWGLGESGEVRGVGGGTRQDKEPGGAEDSRGTEPSPHRSASRTMPRPGGPGATPNTGCLHRRIHPCPPVLLPPPQGPACPAEPPPLPWACGELRGSRITGVHDPQNHHPRTLPAPAGLCRPGENPRFEPDSAASRNTTTPPAPTPAHRVPPECGDSEATSAEGHLSLPGPPSWPMCPATR, encoded by the exons ATGAGGGGGGAGGATAACGGGGATGAAGCGGCGAAGGGCAAGG cggcggccccggggcgcagcggggcggggggcggcggtaGCAGCGGCGAGCAGGGGGATGTCCCCGGGATCCGGGATGCTCCTGCCTCGGCggagcgcggggagcggcggctTCCTCCGcccccgccgcctcctcctcctccttctcctcctccctcgcCCGCCGtcccccgctccgccccgcagcccccggcccctcccggGGCGCCGAGCCCCCGCCGAGCCCCCATCGAGCCCCCGTCGGTGCCGGGATGGGGTCTGGGGGAGTCGGGGGAGGTTCGGGGTGTCGGAGGGGGGACGAGGCAAGACAAAGAGCCGGGCGGGGCCGAGGACAGCCGCGGGACCGAGCCCTCTCCGCACCGCTCCGCATCCCGGACCATGCCCAGGCCAGGGGGTCCCGGGGCCACCCCCAACACGGGCTGCCTCCACCGCCGGATCCACccttgtccccctgtgctgctgcccccgCCCCAAGGCCCcgcctgccctgcagagccccctcccttgccctgggCCTGTGGGGAGCTGCGGGGGTCCCGCATCACGGGAGTGCATGACCCCCAAAATCACCACCCCAGGactctgccagccccagctgggctctgtcGGCCGGGAG AAAATCCCCGGTTTGAGCCGGACTCGGCCGCCTCCCGCAACACCACCACGCCGCCTGCTCCGACCCCTGCCCACCGTGTGCCACCAGAGTGTGGGGACAGCGAAGCCACCTCTGCAGAGGGACACCTGAGCCTCCCCGGACCCCCCTCCTGGCCGATGTGTCCGGCCACCCGCTGA
- the MED16 gene encoding mediator of RNA polymerase II transcription subunit 16, translated as MQIKPLGGSLRVSAAVPERTAQARHGQPAGSWGAAGGGGRRQDRGCPVSAPGPGRGCPVSAPGPGRAGGMDLAYVCEWEKKPKSNHCPSIPLVCAWSCRNLIAFTTDLRNEEEKDLTHMVHIIDTEHPWDVYSVNSGHTEVITCLEWDQSGSRLLSADADGHIKCWGMTDHLANSWENTVGSVVEGDPVVALSWLHNGVKLALHVEKSGASNFGEKFSRVKFSPSLTLFGGKPMEGWIAVTISGLVTVSLLKPNGQVLTATESLCRLRCRVALADVAFTGGGNIVVATSDGSSASPVQFYKVCVSVVNEKCKIDTEILPSLFMRCTTDPARKDKYPAITHLKFLARDMSEQVLLCASNQNNSIVECWSLRKEGLPVNNIFQQISPVVGDKQPMILKWRILSATNDLDRVSAVALPKLPISLTNTDLKVANDTKFFPGLGLALAFHDGSVHIVHRLSLQMMAVFYGSSSQRPVDEPALKRPRTAGPLVHFKAMQLSWTSLALAGVDSHGKLSMLRISPSMGHVLDMNMSLRHLLFLLEYCMVTGYDWWDILLHVQPSMVQNLVEKLHEEYMRQNAALQQVLSTRIVAMKASLCKLSSSTVARVCDYHAKLFLIAISCTLKSLLRPHFLNTPDKSPGDRLTEICSKITDVDIDKVMINLKTEEFVLEMTTLQSLQQLIQWVGDFVLYLLASLPNQGSPVRPGHSFLRDGASLAMFRELMVVIRIWGLLKPSCLPVYTATSDTQDSMSLLFRLLTKLWLCCREENHITEPDDALIDECCLLPSQLLIPNIDWLPINDGIISKLQNKQLVRLQFGKAPGLVGHTVSSQFDAFVRAPGQPKIDHLRRLHLGAYPTEECKSCTRCGCVTMLKSPNKVTAVKQWEQRWIKNCLCGGLWRKMPLSYS; from the exons ATGCAAATTAAGCCGCTGGGTGGTTCTCTGAGGGTGTCCGCGGCGGTGCCTGAGCGCACGGCGCAGGCGCGGCACGGGCAGCCCGCGGGGTCCTGGGGagcggcgggaggcggcgggcgCCG GCAGGACCGAGGCTGTCCCGTGTCCGCTCCGGGGCCGGGCCGAGGCTGTCCCGTGTCCGctccggggccgggccgggccggcgggaTGGACCTGGCCTACGTATGCGAGTGGGAGAAGAAACCCAAGAGCAACCACTGCCCCTCCATCCCCCTCGTGTGCGCCTGGTCCTGCCGCAACCTCATCGCCTTCACCACCGACCTCCGCAATGAGGAGGAGAAAG ATCTCACCCACATGGTTCATATCATCGACACCGAGCACCCCTGGGACGTCTACTCGGTGAACTCGGGCCACACTGAAGTCATCACGTGTCTGGAGTGGGATCAGTCAG gCTCCAGGCTGCTCTCGGCAGATGCTGATGGCCACATCAAGTGCTGGGGCATGACAGATCACCTGGCCAACAGCTGGGAGAACACGGTGGGCAGCGTGGTGGAGGGGGACCCGGTGGTggccctgtcctggctgcacaACGGCGTCAAGCTGGCGCTGCACGTGGAGAAG TCTGGAGCCTCGAACTTCGGCGAGAAGTTCTCCCGTGTGAAATTCTCCCCGTCGCTGACGCTGTTCGGCGGGAAGCCCATGGAGGGCTGGATCGCTGTCACCATCAGTGGCCTGGTCACCGTGTCCCTCCTCAAGCCCAACGGGCAGGTGCTGACGGCCACCGAGAGCCTGTGCCGCCTGCGCTGCCGCGTGGCCTTGGCCGATGTCGCCTTCACGGGCGGGGGCAACATCGTGGTGGCCACGTCCGACGGCAGCAGCGCGTCCCCCGTGCAGTTCTACAAGGTCTGTGTCAGCGTGGTGAACGAGAAGTGCAAGATCGACACCGAGATCCTGCCCTCGCTCTTCATGCGCTGCACCACGGACCCCGCCCGCAAGGACAAGTACCCTGCCATCACCCACCTCAAGTTCCTGGCTCGGGACATGTCGGAGCAG GTGCTGCTTTGTGCTTCCAACCAAAACAACAGCATTGTGGAGTGCTGGTCCCTTAGGAAGGAGGGCCTGCCTGTCAACAACATCTTCCAGCAGATCTCTCCTGTGG tggGAGACAAGCAGCCCATGATCCTCAAGTGGCGGATCCTGTCTGCCACCAACGACCTGGACCGGGTGTCGGCCGTGGCTCTGCCAAAGCTGCCAATCTCCCTGACCAACACCGACCTGAAGGTGGCAAACGACACCAAGTTCTTCCCTGGACTGG gcctgGCCTTGGCTTTCCACGATGGCAGTGTGCACATCGTGCACCGGCTGTCCCTGCAGATGATGGCCGTGTTCTACGGCTCCTCCTCGCAGCGCCCCGTGGACGAGCCGGCCCTCAAGCGCCCGCGCACCGCCGGGCCCCTGGTGCACTTCAAGGCCatgcagctctcctggacaTCGCTGGCCCTGGCTGGCGTGGACAGCCATGGCAAG CTGAGCATGCTCCGCATCTCCCCCTCCATGGGCCACGTGCTGGACATGAACATGTCCCTGCGGCACttgctgttcctgctggagTACTGCATGGTCACCGGCTACGACTGGTGGGACATCCTGCTGCACGTGCAGCCCAGCATGGTGCAGAACCTGGTGGAGAAGCTGCACGAGGAGTACATGCGTCAGAACGCCGCCCTGCAGCAG GTGCTCTCCACACGCATCGTTGCCATGAAGGCCTCGCTGTGCAAGCTCTCCTCCAGCACGGTGGCCCGTGTGTGTGACTACCACGCCAAGCTCTTCCTCATCGCCATCAGCTGCACCCTGAAGTCGCTGCTGCGCCCACACTTCCTCAACACCCCCGACAAGAGCCCCGGGGACCGGCTCACCGAGATCTGCTCCAAGATCACCGATGTAG ACATTGACAAGGTGATGATTAACCTGAAGACGGAAGAGTTTGTGCTGGAGATGACGACACtgcagtccctgcagcagctcatccAGTGGGTGGGGGATTTTGTGCTCTACTTGCTGGCCAGCCTTCCCAACCAG GGCTCCCCGGTGCGCCCTGGGCACAGCTTCCTGCGCGACGGCGCGTCCCTCGCCATGTTCCGGGAGCTCATGGTGGTGATCCGCATCTGGGGGCTGCTCAAGCCCAGCTGCCTGCCCGTGTACACGGCAACCTCGGACACCCAGGACAGCATGTCCCTGCTCTTCCGGCTCCTGACcaagctctggctgtgct GTCGTGAGGAAAATCACATCACGGAGCCCGATGATGCCCTGATCGATGagtgctgcctcctgcccagccagctGCTCATTCCCAACATTGACTGGCTGCCCATCAACGATGGCATCATCAGCAAGCTGCAGAACAAGCAGCTGGTCAGGCTGCAGTTTGGGAAGGCTCCCGGGCTTGTTGGCCACACTGTCTCTTCCCAGTTCGATGCTTTTGTCAG agcccctggaCAGCCCAAAATTGACCACCTGAGGCGGCTGCACCTGGGCGCCTACCCCACAGAGGAATGCAAGTCCTGTACCAG GTGTGGCTGTGTCACCATGCTGAAGTCACCCAACAAGGTGACAGCAGTGAAGCAGTGGGAGCAGCGCTGGATCAAGAACTGCCTGTGTGGGGGGCTGTGGAGGAAGATGCCCCTCAGCTACTCCTGA
- the R3HDM4 gene encoding R3H domain-containing protein 4, with protein sequence MVVLRGGAGPEEPFPRIEDCLPLLQDSPSKRFSPSKRKQYYINKAIRNSDLIPRAKGRKSLQRLENTRYLMTLLEQDECGSDEGELTHSATPSIFTEACNNETYVEIWNDFMNRSGEEQERVLLYLEEEARKKHRRKLPVKNEDKWKELPAYTPQECFQRISRRLRATLKRGRIPMGTLEGLEEELLAFFSVTPHSVYTALMDNSFERLLLHALCQYMDLVSASSDIEGKRQMKVSNKHRVFLPPELLLSDYLGQMS encoded by the exons ATGGTGGTGctgcggggcggcgcgggccccGAGGAGCCGTTCCC GAGGATCGAGGactgcctgcccctgctgcaggactCCCCGTCCAAGCGGTTCTCCCCGTCCAAGAGGAAGCAGTATTACATCAACAAGGCCATCCGCAACTCCGACCTCATCCCCAGGGCCAAGGGCCGCAAGAGCCTCCAGAGGCTGGAGAACA CTCGCTACCTGATGACACTTCTGGAGCAGGATGAGTGTGGGAGCGACGAGGGAGAGCTCACCCACTCGGCCACCCCCAGCATCTTTACTGAGGCCTGTAACAATGAGACCTATGTGGAG ATCTGGAACGACTTCATGAACCGGTCGGGAGAAGAGCAGGAGCGGGTCCTGCTCTACCTGGAGGAGGAGGCCAGGAAGAAGCACAGGAGGAAGCTGCCTGTCAAGAATGAGGACAAGTGGAAag agctcccagccTACACGCCCCAGGAGTGCTTCCAGCGCATCAGCCGCCGCCTGCGCGCCACCCTGAAGCGGGGCCGGATCCCCATG GGGAcgctggaggggctggaggaggagctgctggccttCTTCTCTGTCACCCCCCACTCCGTCTACACGGCACTGATGGACAACAG CTTTGAGCGGCTCCTGCTCCACGCGCTCTGCCAATACATGGATCTCGTCTCTGCCA GTTCAGACATCGAAGGCAAACGTCAGATGAAAGTGAGCAACAAACACCGCGTGTTCCTGCCCCccgagctgctgctctcagacTACCTGGGGCAGATGAGCTGA